A genomic stretch from Prionailurus bengalensis isolate Pbe53 chromosome E2, Fcat_Pben_1.1_paternal_pri, whole genome shotgun sequence includes:
- the LOC122494946 gene encoding insulin growth factor-like family member 3 gives MVPRTLAPVCVLVFLLLQHSKAVTDAPMGPGLWLCQQAPRCGDKIYNPLEQCCNDDTILPLNRTNLCGPNCTFWPCFELCCPESFDPKKYVVKLKVLGVKSQCYSSPISGDCASRKTFSHLERY, from the exons ATGGTGCCCAGGACCCTTG ctcctgtGTGTGTATTAGTCTTTCTTCTCCTCCAGCACTCAAAGGCTGTCACAG ATGCCCCCATGGGCCCAGGGCTGTGGCTATGTCAGCAGGCGCCCAGGTGTGGGGACAAGATCTACAACCCCTTGGAGCAGTGCTGTAATGATGACACCATCCTGCCCCTGAATCGGACCAACCTCTGTGGCCCTAATTGCACTTTCTGGCCCTGCTTTGAGCTCTGCTGTCCTGAGTCCTTTGACCCCAAGAAGTATGTTGTGAAGTTGAAGGTTCTGGGCGTGAAGTCTCAATGCTATTCCTCCCCCATCTCCGGGGACTGTGCCAG CAGAAAGAcgttttctcatttggaaagatattga